From Microbacterium sp. YJN-G, a single genomic window includes:
- a CDS encoding methionine ABC transporter permease has protein sequence MNWLTDLLSQYGEDMARSLVETGYMMLVSLLAAVLIGLPLGMTVYLTERGGIAENRVVNTIANLYINVVRSFPFLLLVVFLIPFTRMVMGTSFGTQAATLPLCFVAVAIYARLTEQILREIPPGIPLVARALGATVPEAVFRMLLPEARSGLVYALTSASISLLSYSTVLGVVGGGGIGDFAMRYGYQVYNDSLMYLTIVIIIVCVLAIQAIGHRTSVRLDHR, from the coding sequence GTGAACTGGCTCACCGACCTGCTCTCCCAGTACGGCGAGGACATGGCGCGCTCGCTCGTCGAGACCGGCTACATGATGCTCGTCTCGCTGCTCGCCGCCGTGCTCATCGGCCTGCCGCTGGGCATGACGGTGTACCTCACCGAACGCGGTGGCATCGCCGAGAACCGCGTCGTCAACACGATCGCCAACCTCTACATCAACGTGGTCCGCTCCTTCCCGTTCCTGCTGCTGGTGGTGTTCCTCATCCCGTTCACGCGGATGGTGATGGGCACGAGCTTCGGCACGCAGGCGGCGACGCTGCCGCTGTGCTTCGTCGCGGTCGCCATCTACGCCCGCCTCACCGAGCAGATCCTGCGCGAGATCCCGCCCGGCATCCCGCTGGTCGCCCGGGCGCTGGGGGCCACGGTTCCCGAGGCCGTGTTCCGGATGCTGCTGCCCGAGGCGCGCTCCGGACTCGTCTACGCGCTCACCTCGGCCTCGATCAGCCTGCTGTCGTACTCGACCGTGCTCGGCGTGGTCGGCGGCGGCGGGATCGGCGACTTCGCCATGCGCTACGGCTACCAGGTCTACAACGACAGCCTGATGTACCTGACGATCGTCATCATCATCGTCTGCGTGCTCGCCATCCAGGCCATCGGCCACCGCACCTCCGTCCGGCTCGATCACCGCTGA